A genomic stretch from Streptomyces venezuelae ATCC 10712 includes:
- a CDS encoding response regulator: MILNASDGIEVVATAEGAQATDVIRRERPDVVLLDIRMPDVDGLTVLRQIQTLPEPPHVAMLTTFDTDEYILTALRSGASGFLLKDTEPEQLAQLVRTLAAGGVVMSPKASRALLRSHPGAGAPQDADVSRVGLLSDRERDVLVLVAEGLSNADIGTRIHLSAGTVKDHVSSILTKLRVSSRVQAALLAERAGLLTHHDDDTARDNGR, translated from the coding sequence ATGATCCTGAACGCGTCCGACGGCATCGAGGTCGTGGCGACCGCGGAAGGCGCCCAGGCGACCGACGTGATCCGGCGCGAGCGGCCGGACGTCGTGCTCCTCGACATCCGCATGCCGGACGTGGACGGCCTGACCGTGCTGCGGCAGATCCAGACGCTGCCCGAACCGCCGCACGTCGCCATGCTGACCACCTTCGACACCGACGAGTACATCCTGACCGCACTGCGCTCGGGAGCCTCCGGCTTCCTGCTCAAGGACACCGAGCCCGAGCAGCTCGCCCAGCTGGTACGCACCCTGGCCGCGGGCGGCGTCGTCATGTCGCCGAAGGCGTCCCGCGCGCTGCTCCGCAGCCACCCGGGGGCCGGAGCACCCCAGGACGCGGACGTCTCGCGCGTCGGTCTGCTCAGTGACCGGGAACGCGACGTCCTCGTCCTGGTCGCCGAAGGGCTCTCCAACGCTGACATCGGCACCCGCATCCACCTGAGCGCGGGCACCGTCAAGGACCATGTCAGCTCGATCCTCACCAAGCTGCGGGTCTCCAGCCGCGTCCAGGCCGCGCTCCTCGCCGAGCGCGCCGGACTGCTCACCCACCACGACGACGACACGGCACGGGACAACGGGCGATGA
- a CDS encoding TetR/AcrR family transcriptional regulator — protein sequence MAAKSRGTKKGAGGGGSARRAELAEAVQRALLTRGLEGLRLRDVADEAGVTPAAVLYYGDLDALVHETYQQAITRYSQDREAAADGFDDARLKLRACIDKGVAAGPDDALTRLLFEYWPRCLRDARAAALDSSLTERQIAVYAEILTLGRAQGHFVLQDPPRLIAANFVAMEDGYQMEVLAGRRTRAEVIAALYSYARAVTGHDPGAAGDDKASPAS from the coding sequence ATGGCGGCGAAGTCCAGGGGGACGAAGAAGGGCGCCGGAGGTGGCGGGAGCGCGCGCAGGGCCGAGCTGGCGGAGGCGGTGCAGCGCGCGCTGCTCACCCGCGGTCTGGAAGGGCTGCGGCTGCGTGATGTCGCCGACGAGGCCGGCGTGACCCCGGCCGCGGTGCTCTACTACGGAGACCTCGACGCCCTCGTCCACGAGACCTATCAGCAGGCCATCACCCGCTACAGCCAGGACCGCGAGGCGGCCGCCGACGGCTTCGACGACGCCCGCCTCAAGCTCAGGGCCTGCATCGACAAGGGCGTGGCCGCCGGACCGGACGACGCGCTCACCCGGCTGCTCTTCGAGTACTGGCCGCGCTGCCTGCGCGACGCCAGGGCGGCCGCTCTCGACAGCTCTCTGACGGAGCGCCAGATCGCGGTCTACGCGGAGATCCTCACGCTCGGCCGTGCCCAGGGGCACTTCGTCCTCCAGGACCCGCCGCGGCTGATCGCCGCCAACTTCGTGGCCATGGAGGACGGTTACCAGATGGAGGTGCTCGCCGGCCGCCGCACCCGCGCCGAGGTGATCGCCGCCCTGTACTCGTACGCCCGCGCCGTCACCGGCCACGACCCCGGCGCCGCGGGGGACGACAAGGCGAGCCCCGCCTCCTGA
- a CDS encoding sensor histidine kinase → MSTGRAWWRRVPPWAVDTGLVVLAALDAWINLLGEGTPVMWACAAAGSAGLFLRRHFPLAVFLLTLPMTLFMDVAVAPIAALYTLAASTRNRPLLAGCALLNATAATLVWPLSDAFDGDRTWTLVQFVYTLATAFAPVLFGQLVQARHDVARQLVEVEEAREHERALYAQTVLARERAQLAREMHDVVSHQVSLIAVQAGALQMAAKDPDAREAARTIRTLSADTLDELRHVVTLLRASGGKATELTPQPTLADLQQLVAKSGIETTLTGELPPGISTTAQRTVYRTVQEALANVRKHAPGARADVRLWHDAHHFGVTVTNTAPTRPTVALPSARHGLIGLKERAELLDGTLTAEPTPDGGYQIELRAPARSD, encoded by the coding sequence ATGAGCACGGGCCGGGCATGGTGGCGGCGCGTACCGCCCTGGGCCGTCGACACGGGGCTCGTGGTGCTGGCCGCGCTCGACGCCTGGATCAACCTCCTGGGCGAGGGCACCCCCGTGATGTGGGCCTGCGCCGCCGCGGGCTCCGCCGGCCTGTTCCTCCGCAGGCACTTCCCGCTGGCCGTCTTCCTGCTGACCCTGCCCATGACCCTGTTCATGGACGTCGCCGTCGCGCCGATCGCCGCCCTGTACACACTCGCCGCGTCCACCCGCAACCGCCCGCTGCTCGCCGGCTGCGCCTTGCTGAACGCCACAGCGGCCACCCTCGTCTGGCCGCTGTCCGACGCGTTCGACGGCGATCGGACCTGGACCCTCGTCCAGTTCGTCTACACCCTGGCCACGGCCTTCGCACCCGTCCTGTTCGGCCAGCTCGTGCAGGCCAGGCACGACGTGGCCCGCCAGCTCGTCGAGGTCGAGGAGGCCCGGGAACACGAACGTGCCCTGTACGCCCAGACCGTCCTCGCCCGCGAACGCGCCCAGCTGGCCCGCGAGATGCACGACGTCGTCTCCCACCAGGTCAGCCTCATCGCCGTACAGGCCGGGGCCCTGCAGATGGCCGCCAAGGACCCCGACGCCCGCGAGGCCGCCCGCACCATCCGCACCCTGAGCGCCGACACCCTCGACGAACTCCGCCACGTGGTCACCCTGCTCCGGGCCTCCGGCGGGAAGGCCACCGAACTCACCCCCCAGCCCACCCTCGCCGACCTCCAGCAGCTCGTCGCCAAGAGCGGCATCGAGACCACCCTCACCGGAGAACTTCCCCCCGGCATCAGCACCACCGCCCAGCGCACCGTCTACCGCACGGTCCAGGAAGCCCTCGCCAACGTGCGCAAGCACGCCCCCGGAGCCCGCGCCGACGTCCGCCTGTGGCACGACGCCCACCACTTCGGCGTCACCGTCACCAACACCGCCCCCACCCGCCCGACCGTCGCCCTCCCCAGCGCCCGTCACGGCCTCATCGGCCTGAAGGAACGCGCCGAACTCCTCGACGGCACCCTCACCGCCGAACCCACTCCGGACGGCGGCTACCAGATCGAACTACGAGCCCCCGCCCGGTCCGACTGA
- the drmC gene encoding DISARM system phospholipase D-like protein DrmC has protein sequence MKPATLHSAASQALASIGAEALRTLADAMASGSPRAELLTTRASTGYMEAAAAVLDAAVTDGASPQEAAAYLHGLAAGYELRTLEQDVSLVWSGPSTHRVPVRSTARVLLQLVTEAKAELTLMTYSARRYAPLEGALRAAIARGVVVDVVVETLQGAGNALTGVEPATAFADVTGIRLWHWPTVRRTDKGAKTHAKLAVADRHTLLTTSANFTLSGVDRNIEAGVLITGGSAPARAAEHVQELQRRGVLERYW, from the coding sequence GTGAAACCGGCGACCTTGCACTCGGCAGCCTCGCAAGCACTGGCCTCGATAGGTGCCGAAGCACTCAGGACGCTGGCCGACGCCATGGCGTCGGGCAGCCCCCGGGCAGAGCTGCTGACGACCCGTGCCTCCACGGGCTACATGGAGGCAGCGGCCGCGGTCCTGGACGCCGCGGTGACCGACGGGGCGTCACCGCAGGAGGCAGCCGCGTACCTGCATGGCCTCGCCGCCGGATACGAACTCAGAACGCTTGAACAAGACGTCTCCCTGGTGTGGAGCGGGCCGTCGACCCATCGCGTCCCGGTGAGATCGACAGCCCGGGTGCTGCTCCAGCTCGTCACGGAGGCGAAAGCCGAGCTGACACTGATGACCTACTCGGCAAGACGCTACGCGCCGCTGGAAGGAGCTCTTCGGGCCGCGATCGCCCGGGGTGTCGTCGTCGACGTCGTCGTGGAGACCCTGCAAGGCGCGGGCAACGCCCTCACGGGAGTGGAGCCCGCAACGGCATTCGCCGATGTGACCGGGATTCGCCTCTGGCACTGGCCCACAGTCCGCAGAACCGATAAGGGGGCCAAGACCCACGCGAAATTGGCGGTGGCGGACCGACATACGCTCCTGACGACGAGCGCGAACTTCACCCTCTCGGGAGTCGACCGCAACATAGAGGCAGGCGTGCTCATCACTGGTGGCTCCGCACCTGCGCGAGCGGCCGAGCATGTGCAGGAGCTCCAGCGTCGGGGAGTACTCGAGCGCTACTGGTGA
- the drmB gene encoding DUF1998 domain-containing protein — translation MTDQPQYRRRVGSVRPSHLMFTGGVGALVDLPNFAVLVRGIDDWNYDSFDWTDLKEPRLLRAVNGLLGDQNGSQVTQLRPAPWTDGTDSDPNGPAARVGVPVLPFPQWLRCTACNALGGLDSKIFKFENATPRRPDRARYFHESCTAKRKGKRPLAVAARFVLTCSDGHLDDFPYTWFVHRGGECDKASHPRLEMLDHGGNQAANVKVRCVNCGKDRNIRDAMGQRGESTLPRCRGRHPHLATFAPQGCRQSPKPLVIGASNQWFAQTLSVLAVPPTSGSALQGKVEQLWGDLQAATSPEILNAFWGLQQFRPLHQWSQPEVWEAIEAQRSGAQDTAAAQPPAYPDLLTPEWEIFTSPQVPEPTEDFALHDVPVPSALSGVFSHVVQAERLREVRALIGFTRLDAPDPEDPTLVARAPLSRARVPSWVPASEVRGEGIFLRVADSLVADWEQRVAGSAALAAHRDAYVEFRRNRYSGRVQDADDPLRGWPGARYIALHTLSHLLIRAISLECGYSSASLSERIYAGREDDRRTGILIYTAVPDAEGTLGGLVSLAEPEKFVRIVQRALRDAQRCSSDPLCADRLPRPPHEDFLHGAACHVCLFVSETTCERGNRFLDRRFVVPIDDPELVLLQGLK, via the coding sequence ATGACGGACCAGCCCCAGTACCGCCGACGCGTCGGATCGGTGCGCCCCAGCCATCTGATGTTCACCGGCGGTGTCGGCGCGCTCGTCGACCTGCCCAACTTCGCCGTACTCGTCAGGGGGATCGACGACTGGAACTACGACTCCTTCGACTGGACGGACCTCAAGGAGCCTCGGCTCCTGCGGGCGGTCAACGGACTCCTCGGCGACCAGAACGGATCACAGGTCACCCAGCTGCGGCCGGCCCCTTGGACGGACGGGACGGACTCCGACCCCAACGGCCCCGCCGCCCGAGTGGGAGTGCCCGTTCTCCCGTTCCCGCAGTGGCTCCGCTGCACCGCCTGCAACGCGCTCGGCGGACTGGACTCGAAGATCTTCAAGTTCGAGAACGCCACACCGCGCCGTCCCGATCGCGCCCGTTATTTCCACGAGAGCTGCACGGCCAAGCGCAAGGGCAAGCGTCCGCTCGCGGTGGCCGCTCGTTTCGTCCTGACCTGCTCCGACGGACATCTGGACGACTTTCCCTACACCTGGTTCGTGCACCGGGGAGGCGAGTGCGACAAGGCGAGTCATCCCCGTCTGGAGATGCTCGACCACGGCGGCAACCAGGCGGCCAACGTCAAGGTGCGCTGTGTGAACTGCGGCAAGGACCGCAACATCCGCGACGCCATGGGGCAGCGCGGTGAGTCCACCCTGCCGCGCTGCCGGGGCCGACACCCTCACTTGGCGACGTTCGCCCCCCAGGGATGCCGCCAGTCTCCCAAGCCGCTGGTCATCGGTGCCTCCAACCAGTGGTTCGCGCAGACCCTCAGTGTGCTCGCCGTTCCCCCGACGAGCGGCAGCGCCCTCCAGGGCAAGGTCGAGCAGCTGTGGGGGGATCTCCAGGCTGCGACGTCTCCCGAGATCCTCAATGCCTTCTGGGGGCTCCAACAGTTCCGCCCCCTGCACCAATGGAGCCAGCCCGAGGTGTGGGAGGCGATCGAGGCACAGCGCTCGGGGGCCCAGGACACGGCGGCCGCGCAGCCTCCCGCGTACCCCGACCTCCTGACCCCCGAGTGGGAGATTTTCACCAGCCCGCAGGTACCCGAACCGACCGAGGACTTCGCACTCCACGACGTCCCCGTACCCTCGGCCCTGAGCGGCGTGTTCTCCCACGTGGTCCAGGCGGAGCGGCTGCGAGAGGTGCGCGCGCTCATCGGATTCACTCGGCTCGACGCGCCGGACCCCGAGGATCCGACCCTCGTCGCCCGTGCCCCGCTGTCCCGTGCCCGGGTTCCCTCGTGGGTGCCGGCGAGCGAGGTGCGCGGCGAGGGGATCTTCCTGCGCGTCGCGGATTCCCTGGTCGCCGACTGGGAGCAGCGCGTCGCGGGATCCGCCGCTCTCGCGGCGCATCGCGACGCCTACGTCGAGTTCCGCCGCAACCGGTACTCGGGAAGGGTGCAGGACGCCGACGACCCCCTGCGTGGTTGGCCCGGGGCCCGCTATATCGCCCTGCACACCTTGTCGCACCTGCTGATCCGTGCGATCTCCTTGGAATGCGGCTACTCCTCGGCGAGCCTGTCCGAACGGATCTACGCGGGCCGCGAGGACGACCGGCGTACCGGCATCCTCATCTACACGGCCGTCCCGGACGCGGAGGGCACGCTGGGCGGCCTGGTGTCGCTCGCCGAGCCGGAGAAGTTCGTACGGATCGTCCAGCGTGCGCTCAGGGACGCCCAGCGCTGCTCCTCCGACCCGCTCTGTGCGGACCGGCTGCCCCGCCCCCCGCACGAGGACTTCCTGCACGGCGCGGCCTGCCATGTCTGCCTTTTCGTCTCCGAAACGACATGTGAACGAGGCAACCGGTTCCTGGACCGTCGATTCGTCGTCCCCATCGACGACCCGGAACTCGTTCTTCTCCAGGGCCTCAAGTGA
- a CDS encoding transposase, with protein sequence MRRREPLSEEDEVRLGEVCLACPDIARTREIAQGFTTLVRDRTGHLLPDWISDVERDAPQPIRGFARFMKFDIDAVTAGLTLQYSSGVVAGHVNRIKKRSNGRCTAEPRSTS encoded by the coding sequence ATGCGTCGCCGTGAGCCGTTGAGCGAAGAGGACGAGGTCCGGCTCGGCGAGGTCTGCCTGGCCTGCCCCGACATCGCACGCACCCGCGAGATCGCGCAAGGGTTCACCACCCTGGTCCGCGACCGCACAGGTCATCTGCTGCCCGACTGGATCAGCGATGTGGAGCGTGACGCACCTCAGCCGATCCGCGGGTTCGCCCGGTTCATGAAGTTCGACATCGACGCCGTCACCGCTGGCCTGACCCTGCAATACAGCTCCGGCGTCGTAGCAGGCCATGTCAACCGCATCAAAAAACGATCAAACGGCAGATGTACGGCCGAGCCTCGTTCCACGTCCTGA
- a CDS encoding carbon-nitrogen hydrolase family protein, translating to MRTLAIAALQTAPVPYDLEATWQRYADQVRATRSLFPHVQLVVVPELLLAAEGPLLGSAPEGWMERIAEPIPGPTTERVSALARETGLWLIPGSLFERGEDGRVYNTAVAVSPEGEVAARYRKVFPWQPYEKTAPGGEFTVFDVPGVGRIGLAICYDGSFPETVRQLAWLGAEIIVQPTLTTTRDREMELVCARANAWTNQVYVVNVNASDPAGVGASAIVDPEGIVRQQAGTGEEILVDVLDLDTVTRVREQGSAGLNRPWAQLARYGEEIHLPMYGGTFRTPEWAHKQNSGQ from the coding sequence ATGCGCACTCTCGCCATCGCCGCCCTGCAGACCGCCCCCGTCCCGTACGACCTCGAAGCGACCTGGCAGCGTTACGCCGACCAGGTCCGCGCCACCCGGTCTCTCTTCCCGCACGTGCAGCTCGTCGTCGTACCCGAGCTGCTGCTCGCCGCCGAAGGACCCCTGCTCGGCTCCGCGCCCGAAGGCTGGATGGAGCGGATCGCGGAGCCGATACCGGGCCCGACGACCGAGCGGGTGTCCGCGCTCGCGCGGGAGACCGGCCTCTGGCTGATCCCGGGGAGCCTCTTCGAGCGCGGCGAGGACGGCCGGGTCTACAACACCGCCGTCGCCGTCTCACCGGAGGGCGAGGTGGCCGCCCGCTACCGCAAGGTCTTCCCTTGGCAGCCGTACGAGAAGACGGCCCCCGGCGGCGAGTTCACCGTCTTCGACGTCCCCGGCGTCGGCCGGATCGGACTGGCGATCTGCTACGACGGCTCCTTCCCCGAGACCGTCCGCCAACTCGCCTGGCTCGGCGCCGAGATCATCGTCCAGCCCACCCTCACCACCACCCGCGACCGGGAGATGGAGCTGGTCTGCGCCCGCGCCAACGCCTGGACCAACCAGGTGTACGTCGTCAACGTCAACGCCTCCGACCCGGCCGGCGTCGGCGCCAGCGCGATCGTCGACCCGGAGGGCATCGTCCGCCAGCAGGCCGGCACCGGCGAGGAGATCCTCGTCGACGTACTGGACCTGGACACCGTCACGCGGGTACGCGAGCAGGGCTCGGCCGGCCTCAACCGCCCCTGGGCCCAACTCGCCCGCTACGGCGAGGAGATCCACCTCCCCATGTACGGCGGAACGTTCCGCACGCCGGAGTGGGCGCACAAGCAGAACTCCGGCCAGTGA
- a CDS encoding SDR family oxidoreductase — protein sequence MELKDAVAVVTGANRGLGRHLAAQLVERGATVYAAARRPEEVDLPGVIPLRLDLTDAESIRAAARAASDATLLVNNAGISTGTPLVAGSPDAVRLEMEVNFFGPLAVTRAFAPVIESNGGGAVLNVLSVLSWLHPAGLGAYAAAKAAAWALTGATREELASRGITVTALHVGYMDTDMAAGVPADRKSDPAEVAAQALSGIERGLPEILADETTRHVKRGLAAAPNAA from the coding sequence ATGGAACTGAAGGACGCGGTAGCGGTGGTCACCGGAGCCAACCGGGGGCTCGGGCGGCATCTGGCCGCCCAGCTCGTGGAACGCGGAGCCACGGTGTACGCGGCGGCCCGACGCCCCGAAGAGGTGGACCTCCCGGGTGTCATCCCGCTGCGGCTCGACCTGACGGACGCGGAGTCGATCCGAGCGGCGGCCCGCGCCGCATCCGACGCGACGCTGCTGGTCAACAACGCGGGCATCTCCACCGGAACGCCCCTCGTGGCGGGCAGCCCGGACGCGGTGCGCCTGGAGATGGAGGTCAACTTCTTCGGCCCGCTCGCCGTGACACGGGCTTTCGCCCCGGTCATCGAGTCCAACGGCGGCGGCGCCGTGCTCAACGTGCTGTCGGTCCTGTCCTGGCTGCACCCGGCAGGCCTCGGCGCCTACGCCGCGGCGAAAGCAGCCGCCTGGGCGCTGACCGGCGCGACCCGCGAGGAACTGGCGTCCCGCGGCATCACCGTCACGGCCCTGCACGTCGGATACATGGACACCGACATGGCCGCCGGCGTCCCCGCCGACCGGAAGTCCGACCCCGCCGAGGTCGCCGCCCAGGCCCTGTCCGGCATCGAGCGGGGCCTGCCCGAGATACTCGCCGACGAGACCACCCGGCACGTGAAGCGAGGCCTGGCCGCAGCGCCGAACGCGGCGTGA
- the fabV gene encoding enoyl-[acyl-carrier-protein] reductase FabV: MSERVLIPRNRGFLFLDSHPAGCERLVADMWQACPDSADVPQGDGPVALIIGSSAGYGLAAAVAGLKRAGIRGIMVSFEKAPTERRTATAGWYRTATTADIARAAGRDLVFLNGDAFSDTMKDQVADLIEQRFGGRLDYLIYSVAAPRRTDPDTGTTYTSVLKPIGQANRTKTLVFDDQGVPEVREVETGPAEGDDVEQTVAVMGGADWERWIDHLAGRGLLGKGFATAALSYIGSPLTAAIYRQGTIGAAKAHLEATARTLNERLDKTVGGRAVTSVNGAAVTQSSTAIPGIALYTGLLRGVLGRDLLPPVHQLAALWDQLTGAAPLALDDEGRIRLDAWELTDDVQAAVAERWEAATTDTIAGLADLGWFHAEVQRLYGFSVPGVDYTAAVATDIPWPAPAS; this comes from the coding sequence GTGAGCGAGCGCGTTCTCATCCCCCGCAACCGGGGCTTCCTCTTCCTCGACTCCCACCCAGCGGGCTGCGAGCGGCTGGTGGCCGACATGTGGCAGGCATGCCCCGACTCTGCCGACGTGCCGCAGGGTGACGGTCCGGTGGCTCTGATCATCGGCTCCTCGGCCGGATATGGCTTGGCGGCCGCTGTCGCCGGACTCAAGCGCGCCGGCATCCGCGGCATCATGGTCTCCTTTGAGAAGGCCCCCACCGAACGGCGTACCGCTACGGCAGGCTGGTACCGCACCGCCACCACCGCCGACATCGCCCGTGCCGCCGGGAGGGATCTGGTCTTTCTCAACGGCGACGCGTTCTCCGACACGATGAAGGACCAGGTCGCCGACCTCATCGAGCAGCGTTTCGGCGGCAGGCTGGACTACCTGATCTACTCGGTGGCCGCGCCACGGCGCACCGACCCGGACACCGGCACCACGTACACCTCCGTCCTCAAGCCGATCGGCCAGGCGAACCGCACCAAGACCCTTGTCTTCGACGACCAGGGCGTTCCCGAGGTGCGCGAGGTCGAGACCGGGCCGGCCGAGGGCGACGATGTCGAGCAGACTGTGGCCGTTATGGGCGGTGCGGACTGGGAACGCTGGATCGACCACCTGGCCGGTCGGGGACTGCTCGGCAAGGGCTTCGCTACCGCCGCGCTGTCATACATCGGATCGCCGCTGACCGCGGCGATCTACCGGCAGGGCACCATCGGCGCGGCCAAGGCTCACCTGGAGGCCACCGCCCGCACCCTGAACGAGCGGCTCGACAAAACGGTGGGCGGGCGGGCCGTGACCTCCGTCAACGGCGCCGCCGTCACCCAGTCCTCCACCGCCATCCCCGGCATCGCCCTGTACACCGGCTTGCTGCGCGGCGTCCTTGGACGGGACTTGCTTCCACCGGTACATCAGCTCGCCGCCCTGTGGGACCAGCTCACCGGTGCCGCGCCGCTCGCCCTGGATGACGAAGGCCGAATCCGTCTGGACGCCTGGGAACTCACTGACGACGTCCAGGCGGCAGTCGCCGAACGCTGGGAGGCCGCCACGACCGACACCATCGCCGGTCTCGCCGACCTCGGCTGGTTCCATGCCGAAGTCCAACGCCTGTACGGATTCTCCGTCCCGGGCGTCGACTACACCGCCGCAGTGGCCACCGACATTCCCTGGCCCGCCCCCGCGTCCTGA
- a CDS encoding APC family permease, translated as MTTPHPDETDKGLRSGSVGLLASVALGLSSTAPAYSITVTLGYVALVVGDLAPAALLLGFVPILLTAFAFRELNREMPDCGTTFVWNTRAFGPRTGWFAGGWVPQIATLIAMAALAQVSSGYLLSLLGLRAAADDVLVVAAVAVLIVAGLTVVARRGLRVAAGLQYVLLGLQLLALIGFGAAALARDGVSSPSLSWLNPLAMDSFGSFAQAVLLCLFIYWGWDALITTNEETRDSARVPGQAAMISTLVLLGTYLFTAFAVVSFAGTGTGGIGLGNPDNATDVLASLAPPVLGDAFAKVMELAVCVSAASALLTCLVSSPRSSLSMAAHGGLPAAFARVHPRYHTPGFGTVFYGSATAAVLLTLSLLSADFLGDAILCIGLLIACYYGTTALACVWYFRKRLRESPRALFLRGVLPLAGGLLMLGAFVRSAYDMFDPAYGSTSFHGIGGVFLLGTGSLAAGAIAVLTARAAYPAFFRNGRTTVVARLVTAED; from the coding sequence ATGACGACGCCGCATCCGGACGAGACGGACAAGGGCCTGCGCAGCGGCTCCGTCGGCCTCCTCGCCTCCGTCGCACTCGGCCTGTCCTCCACCGCTCCGGCCTACAGCATCACCGTCACCCTCGGCTACGTCGCCCTGGTCGTCGGCGACCTCGCCCCGGCCGCGCTCCTCCTCGGCTTCGTGCCGATCCTGCTCACCGCCTTCGCCTTCCGCGAGCTCAACCGCGAGATGCCCGACTGCGGAACCACCTTCGTCTGGAACACCCGCGCCTTCGGCCCCAGGACCGGCTGGTTCGCCGGCGGCTGGGTGCCGCAGATCGCCACCCTCATCGCCATGGCCGCGCTCGCGCAGGTCAGCTCCGGCTATCTGCTCAGCCTCCTCGGTCTGCGGGCTGCGGCGGACGACGTCCTCGTCGTCGCCGCGGTCGCCGTGCTGATCGTCGCCGGCCTCACCGTCGTCGCCCGCCGGGGCCTGCGCGTCGCGGCCGGCCTCCAGTACGTCCTGCTCGGCCTCCAGCTGCTCGCCCTCATCGGCTTCGGCGCCGCCGCCCTCGCCCGCGACGGCGTCTCGAGCCCCTCCCTGAGCTGGCTCAACCCCCTCGCGATGGACAGCTTCGGCTCCTTCGCGCAGGCCGTGCTGCTGTGCCTGTTCATCTACTGGGGCTGGGACGCCCTGATCACCACCAACGAGGAGACCCGCGACAGCGCCCGCGTCCCCGGCCAGGCGGCCATGATCTCCACCCTCGTCCTGCTCGGCACCTACCTCTTCACCGCCTTCGCCGTCGTGTCCTTCGCCGGGACCGGTACCGGCGGCATCGGCCTCGGCAACCCGGACAACGCCACCGACGTCCTCGCATCCCTCGCCCCGCCCGTCCTCGGCGACGCGTTCGCCAAGGTGATGGAGCTCGCCGTGTGCGTCTCCGCCGCGTCCGCCCTGCTGACCTGCCTGGTCAGCAGCCCGCGCAGCAGCCTCTCCATGGCCGCGCACGGCGGCCTGCCCGCCGCCTTCGCCCGCGTCCACCCTCGGTACCACACCCCCGGCTTCGGCACGGTCTTCTACGGCTCCGCGACGGCGGCCGTGCTCCTGACCCTCTCGCTGCTCTCCGCCGACTTCCTCGGCGACGCCATCCTCTGTATCGGGCTCCTCATCGCCTGCTACTACGGCACCACCGCCCTCGCCTGCGTCTGGTACTTCCGCAAGCGCCTGCGCGAGTCCCCGCGAGCCCTGTTCCTGCGCGGCGTCCTGCCCCTGGCAGGCGGCCTGCTCATGCTCGGGGCGTTCGTCCGCAGCGCGTACGACATGTTCGACCCCGCCTACGGCAGTACCTCCTTCCACGGCATCGGTGGCGTCTTCCTGCTCGGCACCGGCTCGCTCGCCGCGGGAGCGATCGCCGTACTCACGGCCCGCGCCGCTTACCCGGCCTTCTTCCGGAACGGGCGCACGACCGTCGTCGCCCGGCTCGTCACCGCCGAGGACTGA
- a CDS encoding TetR/AcrR family transcriptional regulator — MGRVSQAQAQENRRRVVETASRLLREQGTHVSVADLMKAAGLTHGGFYKQFTSKEALVDEATAHAFGELARHHKDGLDQHAGQRDAAQRALIDTYLSAEHRDSAADGCPVAALATDMARDGGEGEARRVYTQGVADFADFLATKDQDGFTRLCTMLGALVLSRATKGSPLSDEILTAARESLTAAN; from the coding sequence ATGGGCCGCGTATCGCAGGCGCAGGCACAGGAGAACCGCCGACGGGTCGTCGAAACCGCGTCCCGCCTCCTGCGGGAGCAGGGGACCCACGTCAGCGTCGCCGACCTCATGAAGGCAGCCGGCCTGACCCACGGCGGCTTCTACAAGCAGTTCACCTCCAAGGAGGCGCTCGTCGACGAGGCCACCGCCCACGCGTTCGGGGAACTCGCCCGGCACCACAAGGACGGGCTCGACCAGCACGCCGGGCAGCGCGACGCCGCCCAGCGGGCCCTGATCGACACCTACCTCTCCGCCGAGCACCGCGACAGCGCGGCAGACGGGTGCCCCGTCGCCGCACTCGCCACCGACATGGCCCGCGACGGCGGAGAGGGTGAGGCCCGCCGCGTCTATACCCAGGGAGTGGCCGACTTCGCCGACTTCCTCGCCACCAAGGACCAGGACGGCTTCACGCGGCTGTGCACCATGCTCGGCGCACTCGTCCTCTCCCGGGCCACCAAAGGCTCGCCGCTCTCCGACGAGATCCTCACCGCCGCACGCGAGTCGCTGACGGCCGCCAACTGA